From one Gadus morhua chromosome 8, gadMor3.0, whole genome shotgun sequence genomic stretch:
- the gigyf2 gene encoding GRB10-interacting GYF protein 2 isoform X1: protein MAETQTLNFGPEWLRALSGGGGGGSGGGGNSNILASSPPLSPALPKYKLADYRYGREEMLALYVKDKEIPIELHDKELLPILQEEPLPPLALVSFTEEEQRNFSMSVNSSAVLRLTGRGGGPIVGAPRGRSTSRGRGRGRGDGGFYQRSFDDVEGGFGRGAREMHRSQSWEERGDRRFEKPGRKDPDFAEAPPAHFPMNHIRANYEEVGPVLPRKHDFTRSESENWRCSRDDQNDIARAAAWREHPDQQQQAPPQQPRRRFPFDAREDERGYRRPRSGSGSLEDERDSLPEWCLEDAEEETGTFDSSGAFLSLKVGTRKASKEPILEEAELDFRPLEECDEGLEEEDSQPPETKETQNGAKREGDRKEERARLAEEPPVPAPSAPRPQGPALSQPVRAEETERGAARAGERRSPPGPRQEPSKAPLHVPLSNSMLDPRPMSHIATTLAADVSIPSPSVQRRHPKPMEVPMAMANPLPFASMMAAIGRPIIVPHVVDEDEGLKHFEQEAEKMVAYLQEGGVEDERLAAKEKAKHPGFPLTHEAALKWFYKDPQGEMQGPFSNHEMTEWFQAGYFTMSLLVKRGCDDVFQPLGEIMKMWGRVPFASGAAPPPLQQADGDQERLKRHQELTALNLYQLQQLQYQYIIRQQYAQALAQQKAAALSSAPIQQQQQQQQQINVLLQQYQALKLRASESLLPPVTRSMSIPVSVPDTLPGSVWEMQSPSSQASCTPSLQQNVPCSWDGSSVWDLPIDSMAQAPTIEQMQQLEKAKAAKSELERREAELRAKREEEDRKRLEEAMRACQQAERSRLEEEERVRHKQCVVLQEEALRRQREEAQHRREEEERQAQEEALRRGEERRREDEERKQRDELLRKQEEEKRKREELETLLRHEEEKRAEAEAAAGLVRLQQQQQQEELKKREQEAQRQQEALKQQQQQEALKQQEALKQQEALKQQELLRQRQQQQEALRRLQQQQQQQQLAHMKLPSSSKWGQQSTASPAVSQSQSAQSLSEIQKLEEEREKLSREEQRRQQQELQKLQQQQALQQAQQPTAKASSWGSVSKPPTGTKSLLEIQREEAQQMKQRKDHQPQSHPTITQTSRAQNRAPSLSSSVWGAVSPGSGANWGSDPSSIWGDAQNANMGFWDEAVKEVQHAPQLPQPPPPQPLPQQQQPQPTPPQTQQQSKKGNTPKNNKSNANLSNSVSSSRANKKAAEEEEKLLKLFQTVNKSQQDGFTQWCEQSLHTLNTANNLDVPTFASFLKEVDSTYEVHDYVRAYLGDTPEAKEFARQFLERRAKQNSNQAQQQQPQPAQNQQKQAAQNQQQALKQQQAREAKESQKKQVESLWGGTDSSPSYQSNHTGAHQPRFETVTSGKKKKKQKMVRADPSLLGFSVNAASERLNMGEIETVDE, encoded by the exons ATGGCTGAAACCCAGACACTTAACTTTGGACCAGAATG GCTCCGTGCCCTgtccggaggtggtggtggtggcagtggtggcgGTGGGAACAGCAATATCCTTGcatcctccccacccctctcgcCTGCATTGCCAAAGTATAAACTCGCAGACTACCGCTACGGGAGAGAAGAAATGTTAGCACTTTATGTAAAGGATAAAGAG ATCCCTATAGAACTACATGATAAGGAGCTTTTGCCTATCTTACAAGAGGAACCTTTACCCCCACTGGCCCTCGTGTCCTTTACGGAGGAAGAACAg AGAAATTTTTCCATGTCTGTAAACAGTTCGGCTGTCCTCCGGCtgacggggagaggagggggtccgATAGTAGGAGCACCACGGGGTCGGAGCACCTCGAGGGGTAGAG GTCGGGGTCGGGGCGATGGAGGCTTTTACCAAAGAAGTTTTGACGACGTGGAGGGAGGCTTCGGCCGGGGTGCCCGAGAGATGCATCGTTCCCAGAGCTGGGAAGAGAG GGGAGACCGAAGGTTTGAAAAGCCAGGAAGGAAAGACCCAG ACTTTGCAGAAGCCCCCCCAGCGCATTTTCCAATGAATCATA TCCGTGCAAACTACGAGGAGGTGGGCCCCGTCCTGCCAAGGAAGCACGACTTCACGCGCTCGGAGAGTGAGAACTGGCGGTGCTCTCGCGATGATCAGAATG ACATCGCGAGGGCGGCCGCGTGGCGGGAACACCCggatcagcagcagcaggcccctCCGCAACAGCCGCGGCGCCGCTTCCCGTTCGATGCCAGGGAGGACGAGCGCGGCTACCGCCGGCCGCGGTCGGGCAGCGGGAGCCTGGAGGATGAGAGGGACAGCCTGCCCGAGTGGTGCCTAGAGGACGCCGAGGAGGAGACGGGCACCTTCGACTCGTCGGGGGCCTTCCTCTCACTCAAGGTGGGGACTCGG AAAGCCTCCAAGGAGCCCATCCTGGAGGAAGCGGAGCTGGACTTCAGGCCCCTTGAGGAGTGTGACGAGGgtctggaggaagaggacagtCAGCCGCCGGAgaccaaagaaacacaaaacgGGGCCaaaagagagggggacaggaaaGAAG AGCGGGCCAGGCTGGCGGAGGAGCCTCCGGTTCCCGCTCCCTCGGCCCCTCGGCCCCAGGGGCCTGCCCTCAGCCAGCCGGTCCGGGccgaggagacggagaggggtgCGGCACGGGCTGGCGAGAGGCGATCTCCTCCGGGCCCGCGACAGGAGCCCAGCAAAGCCCCCCTGCATGTCCCCCTGTCCAACAGCATGCTAGACCCCCGGCCCATGTCCCACATCGCCACCACCCTCGCAG CGGACGTCTCCATCCCCTCGCCCTCTGTCCAGCGGAGGCACCCCAAGCCCATGGAGGTTCCCATGGCAATGGCCAACCCCCTTCCCTTCGCCAGCATGATGGCGGCCATCGGCCGGCCCATCATCGTGCCTCACGTCGTCGACGAAGACGAGGGACTCAAACACTTCGAGCAG GAGGCTGAAAAAATGGTGGCCTATCTACAGGAAGGAGGTGTGGAGGACGAGAGGCTGGCTGCTAAGGAGAAGGCCAAGCACCCCGGCTTCCCCCTCACCCACGAGGCCGCCCTAAAGTGGTTCTACAAGGACCCCCAGGGGGAGATGCAAG GTCCGTTCAGTAACCACGAGATGACGGAGTGGTTCCAGGCGGGCTACTTCACCATGAGCCTGCTGGTGAAGAGGGGCTGTGACGACGTCTTCCAGCCCCTGGGGGAGATCATGAAGATGTGGGGCCGGGTGCCCTTCGCCTCGGGCGCCGCTCCACCACCTCTGCAG CAGGCGGACGGTGACCAGGAGAGGCTAAAGAGACACCAGGAGCTCACAGCGCTCAACCTCTATCAACTGCAACAGCTACAGTATCAGTACATCATCAG GCAGCAGTATGCCCAGGCTCTTGCCCAGCAGAAGGCTGCAGCCCTCAGCTCGGCCCCTAttcagcaacagcagcaacaacagcagcagatcaACGTCCTGCTACAACAATACCAGGCCCTCAAGTTAAG AGCGTCTGAAAGCCTCCTACCTCCTGTCACCCGGTCTATGTCGATACCGGTGTCGGTACCGGACACGTTACCGGGGTCCGTTTGGGAGATGCAGAGCCCCTCGTCTCAGGCCTCGTGCACACCCAGCCTCCAACAGAATGTACCGTGCT CGTGGGACGGCAGCAGTGTATGGGACTTGCCAATCGACTCCATGGCTCAGGCGCCCACCATCGAACAGATGCAGCAGTTAGAGAAGGCCAAGGCTGCAAAG TCGGAGCTTGAGCGGCGCGAGGCGGAGCTCCGGGCCAAAcgcgaggaggaggacaggaagcgGCTGGAGGAGGCCATGCGGGCCTGCCAGCAGGCGGAGCGCAGCcgcctggaggaagaggagcgggtTCGACACAAACAG TGTGTGGTCCTCCAGGAGGAGGCGCTACGGAGGCAGCGGGAGGAGGCCCAGCAcagacgggaggaggaggagcggcaggCCCAGGAGGAGGCTCTGCGTAGGGGGGAGGAGCGGCGGCGGGAGGACGAGGAGCGGAAGCAGCGGGACGAGCTCCTCCGCAAACAG gaggaggagaagcggaaacgggaggagctggagactCTGCTCCGGCACGAGGAGGAGAAGCGCGCcgaggcggaggcggcggccgGCCTGGtgcggctgcagcagcagcagcagcaggaggagctgaagaagagggagcaggaggcgcAGCGGCAGCAGGAGGCcctgaagcagcagcagcagcaggaggcgctgaagcagcaggaggcgctgaagcagcaggaggcgctgaagcagcaggagctgctgaggcagcggcagcagcagcaggaggcgctgcggcggctgcagcagcagcagcaacagcagcagctggcTCATATGAAg CTTCCCTCCTCCTCAAAGTGGGGTCAGCAGTCCACCGCTAGCCCGGCCGTCAGCCAGAGCCAGAGCGCCCAGTCGCTCTCGGAGAtccagaagctggaggaggagcgcgaGAAGCTGTCCAGGGAGGAG caaCGGCGCCAGCAGCAGGAGCTCCAgaagctccagcagcagcaggccctgCAGCAGGCGCAGCAGCCCACGGCCAAGGCCTCCAGCTGGGGCAGCGTGTCCAAGCCGCCCACCGGCACCAAGTCCCTGCTGGAGATCCAGCGGGAGGAGGCGCAGCAGATGAAGCAGCGCAAGGACCACCAGCCGCAGTCTCATCCCACCATCACGCAGACCAGCCGGGCCCAGAACAGAGCT ccCTCGCTGAGCTCCTCCGTGTGGGGCGCCGTCAGCCCGGGCTCCGGCGCCAACTGGGGCTCCGACCCCAGCAGCATCTGGGGCGACGCCCAGAACGCCAACATGGGCTTCTGGGACGAGGCGGTGAAGGAGGTCCAGCACGCCCCCCAGCTTCCCCAGCCTCCCCCGCCACAGCCgctgccccagcagcagcagccgcagccgacGCCCCCCCAGACCCAGCAGCAGTCCAAGAAGGGCAACACTCCCAAGAACAACAAGAGCAACGCCAACCtcag CAACTCTGTGAGCAGCAGCCGGGCCAACAAgaaggcggcggaggaggaggagaagctccTGAAGCTGTTCCAGACGGTCAACAAGAGCCAGCAGGACGGCTTCACGCAGTGGTGCGAGCAGAGCCTGCACACGCTCAACACGGCCAACAACCTCGACG TCCCCACGTTCGCGTCCTTCCTGAAGGAGGTAGACTCCACGTACGAGGTGCACGACTATGTGCGGGCCTACCTGGGCGACACCCCCGAGGCCAAGGAGTTTGCCAGGCAGTTCCTGGAGCGCCGTGCCAAACAGAACAGCAATCAAGCACAGCAGCAACAGCCGCAGCCGGCCCAGAACCAGCAGAAGCAGGCAgcacagaaccagcagcaggcACTCAAGCAGCAGCAGGCCCGCGAGGCCAAGGAGTCGCAGAAGAAG